One Vallitalea pronyensis genomic region harbors:
- a CDS encoding AraC family transcriptional regulator produces the protein MKRIRIPEGFHNQKHVVLPRIFIDEVRMHPLIQPLYITDIGFYPNAQYHFRERNGGCEQNILILCTKGCGWIDMHGRREHIEANTCCIIPKGIPHSYGTSDEHAWDIYWMHFDGYHASSFYETHMLTKNYFLTINEKQQRLLIDLFNTMYSALENGNSMDQMIYVCSVLNHFLCEIFFRYKKRMTSSNKQIEYIETAIEYMKENVENNITLHQLTKEMNLSKNHLIYLFKNKTGYTPIDYFIRLKMQRACQYLDLTNMTIAQVSKKMGYDDPYYFSRLFKKIMSTSPSYYRKNGKG, from the coding sequence ATGAAAAGAATACGTATTCCAGAGGGTTTTCATAATCAGAAACACGTTGTTTTACCAAGAATATTTATTGATGAGGTTCGTATGCATCCATTAATACAGCCCTTGTATATAACGGATATTGGGTTTTATCCTAATGCACAATATCACTTTCGAGAAAGAAATGGAGGGTGTGAGCAAAACATTCTTATATTATGTACCAAAGGGTGTGGGTGGATTGATATGCATGGTAGGAGGGAGCATATTGAAGCCAATACATGTTGCATCATCCCCAAGGGGATACCCCATAGCTATGGAACAAGTGATGAACATGCATGGGATATCTATTGGATGCATTTTGACGGCTATCATGCATCAAGCTTTTATGAAACACATATGCTGACCAAAAACTACTTCCTCACCATCAATGAAAAGCAACAACGTCTATTAATTGACCTTTTTAATACCATGTACAGTGCTTTGGAAAACGGAAACAGCATGGACCAAATGATCTATGTTTGTTCCGTGTTAAACCACTTTTTATGCGAGATATTCTTTCGTTATAAAAAACGTATGACATCATCCAATAAGCAGATTGAATACATTGAAACGGCCATTGAATATATGAAGGAAAACGTTGAAAATAACATAACACTTCATCAACTAACAAAAGAAATGAATCTGTCCAAGAATCATTTGATTTATTTGTTTAAAAATAAAACAGGCTATACGCCCATTGATTACTTTATTCGACTCAAGATGCAAAGAGCCTGTCAGTATCTAGATTTAACCAACATGACTATTGCACAGGTTTCAAAAAAGATGGGTTATGACGACCCGTACTATTTTTCAAGGCTATTTAAAAAAATCATGTCAACATCCCCATCTTATTATCGGAAAAATGGGAAGGGATAA
- a CDS encoding DUF5107 domain-containing protein: MNDFYVKMWEEDVTIPTYPVGEPDKNPMFLEKRVYQGSSGKVYPLPFTDNIMDNKIMQSYHMVYLENKYLKIAILPELGGRIQRAYDKTNDYDFVYYNQVIKPALVGLAGPWISGGIEFNWPQHHRPSTFSPVDYCLQDNQDGSKTVWVSEIDRMYGTKGMAGFTLYPDKAYLEIKGQLYNGTDTPQTFLWWANPAVAVNDHTQSIFPPDVHAVFDHGKRDVSKFPIATGTYYKVDYSSGVDISRYKNLPVPTSYMAYHSDYNFIGGYDFAKSAGILHVANHHISPGKKQWTWGCGDFGQAWDRNLTDEDGPYIELMTGVHTDNQPDFSWLQPYEEKTFTQYFMPYKQVGQVKNATIDAAINLEFIDNEVIISLYTTSAFDHLTIQLTENSKVIFTETMGHISPEKAYVTKVSLDKVMDQHHYKLTVLQMDKTPLISYQPAEESILKTPDPAKPALQPHEIQSNEELFLTGLHLEQYRHATYEPDTYYLEGLKRDPSDSRLNNAYGLLLYRRGQFKESEKYFREAVKKITWKNPNPYDGEPYYNLGLCLKMQERYEEAFNAFYKSTWNHAWQDSGYYHLSLISCMRKEYREALELVNHAIIKNYHHTKARNLKCTILRHLGRLEEAEKFAQETIAIDKLDFGSRYETYLTLSSRQATKAKETLAALMQLMRNAYHNYLELAIDYGNAGLYDEAIDVLKHHVHQTDNDVIYPMIYYYLGYYCKKNNKLEEGERYYRLGKDANGDYCFPNRLHSINILKDVITSQPEDAKAPYYLANLYYDKKQFDAAITLWEQSVSLDKQFPTVYRNLALAYFNKHHDAKQSRVYLEKAFDLNTEDPRVLFELDQLYKKTGVPHEERLEKLEQHMDVVTQRDVLYLEYITLLNNLGMMHKAQELIAARKFHPWEGGEGKVVAQYIYTHMELAKKAMDEGAYHEAIALLEQTKHYPHHLGEGKLQGTAENHIDYYLGIAYEKLGQTHEATQAFERASVGIQELSNMMFYNDQPADMMFYQGMALLKLGQVDLAQSKFNQLYDYGEKHIHDHITIDYFAVSLPDFLVFDEDLNQKNYIHCLYLMGLSHLGKENYDKAEYTLEEAFSLDINHQGIMTHLRMLKS; the protein is encoded by the coding sequence ATGAACGATTTTTATGTAAAGATGTGGGAAGAAGACGTTACCATTCCAACTTATCCAGTAGGAGAACCAGATAAAAACCCCATGTTTTTAGAAAAAAGAGTCTACCAAGGCAGTTCGGGCAAAGTCTATCCCCTGCCATTCACCGACAATATTATGGATAACAAGATCATGCAATCCTATCATATGGTTTATCTTGAAAACAAGTACTTAAAAATTGCCATACTACCAGAGCTAGGTGGAAGGATACAGAGAGCTTATGATAAGACCAATGATTACGATTTTGTTTACTATAATCAAGTCATAAAACCTGCATTGGTCGGTCTTGCTGGCCCATGGATTTCTGGAGGTATTGAATTTAACTGGCCGCAACATCACAGACCCTCAACCTTCTCTCCTGTGGATTATTGTCTGCAAGATAACCAGGATGGCAGTAAAACTGTATGGGTCAGTGAAATCGATAGAATGTATGGTACAAAGGGCATGGCAGGTTTTACACTCTACCCGGATAAAGCTTATTTAGAAATAAAAGGACAGCTCTATAATGGTACCGATACCCCACAGACTTTCTTATGGTGGGCAAATCCAGCTGTTGCAGTAAATGATCATACCCAATCTATATTTCCACCAGATGTCCATGCTGTTTTTGATCATGGTAAAAGAGATGTATCCAAGTTTCCTATAGCGACAGGTACGTATTATAAAGTGGATTATTCGTCTGGCGTTGATATCTCACGTTATAAAAACCTGCCTGTGCCTACTTCCTATATGGCGTATCACTCGGATTACAACTTTATCGGCGGCTATGATTTTGCTAAATCCGCTGGTATCCTTCATGTTGCTAATCACCATATATCCCCTGGTAAAAAACAATGGACTTGGGGTTGTGGCGATTTTGGTCAAGCATGGGATAGAAACTTAACCGATGAAGATGGTCCCTATATTGAATTAATGACAGGTGTACACACAGATAATCAACCTGATTTTTCTTGGTTACAACCTTATGAAGAAAAAACATTTACCCAGTATTTTATGCCTTACAAACAAGTAGGTCAAGTCAAAAATGCAACCATCGACGCGGCTATTAATTTAGAATTTATCGATAATGAAGTCATCATATCTCTCTATACAACATCGGCATTTGATCATTTAACTATACAGCTTACTGAAAATTCCAAGGTAATCTTCACGGAAACCATGGGCCACATATCCCCTGAAAAAGCATATGTTACAAAAGTTTCCTTAGACAAAGTGATGGATCAACATCATTATAAACTAACTGTATTACAAATGGATAAAACCCCATTAATCTCATATCAACCAGCAGAGGAATCCATACTTAAAACACCTGATCCTGCTAAGCCGGCATTACAACCACATGAGATACAAAGTAACGAAGAATTGTTCTTAACGGGCTTGCATCTGGAACAGTACCGTCATGCCACTTATGAACCTGATACTTATTACCTTGAAGGACTAAAACGGGACCCAAGTGATAGTCGATTGAATAACGCCTATGGCTTACTCTTATACAGAAGAGGCCAATTTAAAGAAAGCGAAAAATACTTTAGAGAAGCCGTTAAGAAAATTACATGGAAAAACCCTAATCCATATGATGGTGAGCCTTATTATAACCTAGGATTATGTTTAAAGATGCAAGAGCGTTATGAAGAAGCTTTTAATGCTTTTTATAAGAGCACATGGAATCATGCTTGGCAAGACAGCGGGTATTATCATCTTTCACTTATTTCTTGTATGAGAAAAGAGTACCGTGAAGCCCTAGAATTAGTAAATCACGCCATTATTAAAAATTATCATCATACAAAAGCAAGAAATCTAAAATGCACTATTTTACGCCACCTTGGCAGGTTAGAAGAAGCTGAGAAATTTGCTCAAGAAACCATTGCTATTGATAAGCTTGATTTTGGTTCAAGATATGAAACATACCTTACTCTATCCTCAAGACAAGCCACTAAGGCAAAAGAAACCCTTGCAGCGTTAATGCAATTAATGCGAAACGCTTATCATAACTATTTGGAATTAGCCATTGATTATGGCAATGCAGGCTTATATGATGAAGCCATTGATGTGCTGAAACATCATGTTCATCAAACAGATAACGATGTCATCTACCCTATGATTTATTATTACTTAGGCTATTATTGTAAGAAAAATAATAAGTTAGAGGAAGGCGAAAGGTATTATCGTCTGGGCAAGGATGCCAATGGTGATTATTGTTTTCCTAACCGTTTACACTCCATTAACATTCTTAAAGATGTTATAACAAGTCAGCCTGAAGATGCAAAAGCGCCTTATTATTTGGCTAACTTATATTACGACAAAAAGCAATTTGATGCTGCCATTACCTTATGGGAACAATCCGTGTCCTTGGATAAGCAATTTCCAACAGTTTATAGAAATCTAGCTTTAGCTTACTTCAATAAACATCATGATGCCAAGCAATCAAGAGTGTATTTGGAAAAAGCATTTGATTTAAACACCGAAGACCCTCGTGTCTTGTTTGAACTGGACCAATTGTATAAAAAAACTGGTGTGCCTCATGAAGAAAGGTTGGAAAAACTGGAGCAACATATGGATGTTGTTACCCAAAGAGATGTGTTATACCTGGAATACATTACTTTACTAAATAATTTAGGTATGATGCATAAAGCACAAGAACTTATAGCTGCTCGAAAGTTTCATCCTTGGGAAGGGGGCGAAGGAAAAGTAGTTGCCCAATATATCTATACCCATATGGAACTGGCAAAGAAAGCTATGGATGAAGGTGCTTATCATGAAGCAATTGCACTTTTAGAACAAACAAAACATTACCCTCATCATCTTGGTGAAGGAAAACTGCAAGGAACAGCAGAAAACCATATTGACTACTATTTAGGCATTGCCTATGAAAAACTTGGTCAGACCCATGAAGCCACGCAAGCCTTTGAACGTGCCTCCGTTGGCATACAGGAATTATCGAATATGATGTTTTATAATGATCAGCCTGCTGATATGATGTTTTATCAAGGCATGGCATTACTGAAACTTGGGCAAGTTGACCTGGCGCAAAGTAAGTTTAATCAACTCTATGATTATGGTGAAAAACATATTCACGATCACATCACCATTGATTACTTTGCTGTTTCATTACCGGATTTCCTTGTGTTTGATGAAGATTTAAATCAAAAGAATTACATCCATTGTCTTTATTTAATGGGCTTATCCCATTTAGGTAAGGAAAACTATGATAAAGCAGAATATACATTAGAAGAAGCCTTTTCTTTGGATATTAATCATCAGGGTATTATGACCCATCTTCGTATGCTTAAGTCATAA
- a CDS encoding substrate-binding domain-containing protein, with amino-acid sequence MKEQWKKYHYILFFMPFVVAIILILSFTNRGEKGPQIEYLIGMSHPNLSEEWQIIAHEEIKEEADKISHLSVIFTNAGSSTYKQIKDINQLMDYGIDLLIVTVNDVNVLGPLLHTINQQIPVIVLDRNVSQYDLSLFIGPDYYSIGKKAGERVVKLLGQAGGKVIEIRGPLESPSVVDMSHGFNHIIQQHPNIKLISSFSGEWLRSQSEEKMRQLLERTKDFDMVFAHNNAMALGAYYASRDNNIHVDCIGVSGLMSNQYQHYIQEDILNTTFLCPIGGKEAVEYAMDILHGEEDMPKKIILDTIPITKDNEEYIANTPRQLPAMRVGYIESQQVQDLNLDMFLGLFQQENIDIIYKTMDTNLSLEEQQELQLKQMRALIDKGVDMIVLSPVVSTGWDGILNHAKGHNIPVILLENEVFAKDHLWSTYMGSDYYDQGKIAARYLVNHVYNMERDMVIVELRGHAALASTIQRSEGFNQIINGYSRINIDYTCEAGEHLDVVKESMFNILEDSNGQVNVVFAHNEAMAIGAIKAIEDYGLESGKDVTVVSCYNAYDDMINHPQISCQVQSVPINQQQLIRVIKDYMAGKQLPKKVISKDKVVTNK; translated from the coding sequence GTGAAGGAACAGTGGAAAAAGTACCATTATATCCTCTTTTTCATGCCTTTTGTTGTGGCAATAATCCTGATACTATCCTTTACAAACAGAGGAGAAAAAGGACCTCAGATTGAGTATTTAATCGGTATGTCTCATCCTAATCTGAGTGAAGAATGGCAGATAATTGCACATGAAGAAATAAAGGAAGAAGCAGATAAAATCAGTCATCTTAGTGTCATTTTTACCAATGCTGGTTCAAGTACCTACAAACAGATAAAAGACATTAATCAGTTAATGGATTATGGTATAGACCTCTTAATCGTAACAGTGAACGATGTGAATGTCCTTGGACCCTTACTGCATACCATTAATCAACAGATACCAGTGATTGTGCTGGATCGGAATGTCAGCCAATATGACTTATCGCTATTTATTGGTCCTGACTATTATTCCATTGGTAAAAAAGCAGGTGAAAGAGTAGTAAAACTTTTAGGACAAGCAGGAGGTAAAGTAATAGAAATACGAGGTCCCCTAGAGTCACCTTCCGTTGTTGACATGAGTCACGGCTTTAATCATATCATTCAGCAACACCCCAACATTAAGCTTATATCCAGTTTTTCAGGAGAATGGCTAAGAAGTCAATCCGAAGAAAAAATGCGTCAGCTGTTAGAGAGGACCAAGGATTTTGATATGGTTTTTGCCCATAATAATGCCATGGCTCTTGGGGCTTATTATGCTTCAAGGGATAACAATATCCATGTGGATTGTATCGGTGTTTCAGGGTTAATGTCCAATCAATATCAACATTATATCCAAGAGGATATTCTGAATACCACTTTTTTATGTCCGATCGGTGGTAAAGAAGCCGTTGAATACGCCATGGATATCCTACATGGCGAAGAAGATATGCCTAAAAAGATTATTTTGGATACCATACCCATTACCAAGGACAATGAGGAATACATTGCCAATACACCTAGGCAATTACCCGCTATGAGGGTTGGTTATATCGAATCACAGCAGGTTCAGGACTTGAATTTAGATATGTTCTTGGGTTTATTCCAACAAGAAAACATAGACATCATCTATAAGACCATGGATACAAATTTATCCCTAGAAGAGCAACAAGAGCTGCAATTAAAGCAGATGAGAGCATTAATTGATAAAGGCGTAGACATGATTGTCTTATCACCTGTTGTGAGTACAGGTTGGGATGGTATACTGAATCATGCCAAGGGTCATAACATTCCTGTGATACTATTAGAGAATGAAGTCTTTGCAAAAGATCATTTATGGTCCACCTATATGGGTTCTGATTATTATGATCAAGGGAAAATAGCAGCCAGATATTTGGTCAACCATGTGTATAACATGGAAAGGGATATGGTTATCGTTGAACTGAGAGGTCATGCGGCATTAGCATCAACCATTCAGAGAAGCGAAGGTTTCAATCAAATTATTAATGGCTACTCTAGAATTAACATTGATTATACCTGTGAAGCAGGCGAGCATCTAGATGTGGTCAAGGAGAGCATGTTCAACATACTTGAAGATAGCAATGGTCAAGTGAATGTGGTTTTTGCTCATAATGAAGCTATGGCCATAGGAGCCATTAAGGCTATTGAAGATTATGGATTAGAATCAGGTAAAGACGTGACGGTAGTGTCCTGCTATAATGCTTATGATGACATGATCAATCATCCACAAATTAGCTGTCAAGTACAGTCCGTACCCATTAACCAACAGCAATTAATAAGAGTTATTAAAGACTATATGGCAGGTAAGCAATTACCTAAAAAGGTTATTAGTAAGGATAAAGTAGTGACCAATAAATAA
- a CDS encoding response regulator transcription factor has protein sequence MYKLLIADDEPKIRRGLSKMDWNAIGVQVVGEAENGKAARQLAQEKEPDIMFVDICMPFLSGIELIRELKAILPHCMMIIISGYDEFDYAKKAVNLGVFDYVLKPVNKKELIETVTDAIKVLETNQKNNAYINWAKYQVKKNKHTIRQQLLSDWIHGRMDNQKIYSQLNVLNVDYHRIRLLLMIKPLDIQNEHTVKMEHDLLNFCIENMLQEILGTYTQALTFHTNTNVVVALLPDVQQDDLLQVEHRLKKMVSQYLGRELLMDYEEIGEDFYELPMYYQQLYERLMTHSQHTPIVLLATCYIEKKYYHQALSLVEVSKALNVSPAYLSRLIKKELGMTFKEYLTKVRITKAMDFMLNPTIKLYEIAENVGYSTQHYFSSAFKKVTGESPTAFRQRKDERM, from the coding sequence GTGTATAAACTTTTAATTGCTGATGATGAACCAAAGATTCGTAGAGGATTAAGTAAAATGGATTGGAACGCCATTGGCGTTCAAGTGGTGGGTGAGGCAGAAAATGGTAAGGCAGCACGTCAATTGGCCCAAGAAAAAGAACCGGATATTATGTTTGTGGATATATGCATGCCATTTTTAAGTGGCATCGAACTCATTCGTGAACTTAAGGCAATCTTACCTCATTGTATGATGATTATTATATCAGGATATGATGAATTTGATTATGCTAAAAAAGCAGTTAATCTGGGGGTCTTTGATTATGTATTGAAGCCAGTCAATAAAAAAGAACTCATTGAAACGGTCACAGATGCTATTAAAGTCTTAGAAACGAATCAAAAAAACAATGCTTATATAAATTGGGCCAAGTATCAAGTGAAAAAAAATAAACACACCATACGTCAGCAATTATTGTCAGATTGGATCCATGGTCGAATGGATAATCAAAAGATTTATAGTCAATTAAATGTATTAAATGTGGATTATCATCGTATTCGTTTATTACTTATGATTAAGCCTCTGGATATTCAAAATGAACATACCGTTAAAATGGAACATGATTTGTTAAATTTCTGTATCGAAAACATGTTGCAAGAAATATTGGGGACCTACACGCAAGCTTTAACCTTTCACACCAACACCAATGTGGTGGTGGCTTTACTACCTGATGTCCAACAAGACGACTTATTGCAAGTGGAACATCGATTAAAAAAGATGGTGAGTCAGTATCTGGGAAGAGAATTATTAATGGACTATGAGGAGATTGGCGAAGATTTCTATGAGCTGCCCATGTACTATCAGCAGTTATATGAACGTCTCATGACACATAGTCAACATACACCCATTGTTCTCTTGGCAACATGCTATATTGAAAAGAAATATTATCATCAAGCATTAAGTTTGGTGGAAGTGTCCAAAGCATTAAATGTAAGTCCTGCTTATTTAAGCCGATTAATTAAGAAAGAATTAGGCATGACCTTTAAAGAGTATTTGACCAAAGTCCGTATTACAAAAGCAATGGATTTCATGCTTAATCCCACCATTAAGCTTTATGAAATAGCCGAAAATGTAGGGTATAGCACACAACATTATTTTAGTTCAGCATTCAAGAAAGTGACAGGTGAATCACCGACTGCTTTTAGACAGAGGAAGGATGAGCGTATGTGA
- a CDS encoding cache domain-containing sensor histidine kinase gives MEVTIIKNMIAFYRNKSIRYKMMLNYIVVILLTVVTLSMLNFNMVTRSLEEVTNNHTRQMVQQVQTNIEFYIMNMEKNIHIISEDTSLLKYINQEYESDENKQVLEQEILHTLDVYSQVELAISGMLFADAYGNYLSHNMEKIESTPLTMEFWYRQAVTNPDEVLLFSKPIRRNVRSVYDYYSADNVISIAKAVKDAQGTVKGVLMVDMKLTVIKDIIDSAVLGKSGFLYVADVHGDVVYAPINPIVYRIHPDLIRLNHQSSIHMIGNHSYQILKEFSKYTQWHVIGIFPTNETLSIIIEVIMYIILYGILILLFAILFSGFLTRSLTKPISKLRQLMARAEHGELEVRFDSKYQDEIGKLGNSFNHMIESMKNLINLVYVEQQKKREAELKAFQAQIKPHFLYNTLDTINWMASDYEADDISDMITSLTTLFRISLSKGKEMIPLREEIKHVESYLTIQMARYEDKFDYVLSADHKLRDCKVIKLILQPIVENAIYHGIKESEVKGNIWINVEQQGHILCLSVKDNGRGIDHETIKEMNLIFNGEKSKPSHYGIGMFNVNERLKLSFGHGYGIQIESIEGEGTTVYIRHPIIRD, from the coding sequence ATGGAGGTGACCATTATTAAAAACATGATTGCATTCTATCGAAATAAAAGCATTCGTTATAAGATGATGTTGAATTATATCGTTGTGATTCTACTGACTGTTGTCACACTGAGTATGCTAAATTTTAATATGGTTACAAGGTCCCTTGAGGAAGTCACCAACAACCACACACGTCAAATGGTACAACAAGTACAGACCAACATTGAGTTCTATATCATGAACATGGAAAAAAATATACACATTATATCTGAAGATACATCTCTTTTAAAATACATTAATCAAGAATACGAATCCGATGAAAATAAGCAGGTATTAGAACAAGAAATTCTTCATACGTTAGATGTTTACTCCCAGGTTGAGTTGGCTATTTCTGGTATGCTCTTTGCAGATGCCTATGGAAATTATCTGAGTCATAACATGGAAAAAATTGAAAGCACACCATTAACCATGGAGTTCTGGTATAGGCAAGCAGTCACCAATCCTGATGAAGTGCTTTTATTTAGTAAACCCATCAGAAGGAATGTGCGAAGCGTCTATGATTACTACAGTGCAGATAATGTGATTTCCATTGCAAAAGCTGTTAAAGACGCACAGGGTACCGTTAAAGGTGTTCTGATGGTTGATATGAAATTAACGGTGATTAAGGATATCATCGACAGTGCAGTCCTTGGTAAAAGCGGGTTTTTATATGTAGCGGATGTTCATGGAGACGTGGTGTATGCGCCCATTAACCCTATTGTCTATCGTATACATCCTGATTTAATTCGATTGAATCATCAAAGCAGTATCCATATGATTGGTAACCACTCCTATCAAATTTTAAAAGAATTTTCTAAGTATACCCAATGGCATGTGATTGGTATTTTTCCAACCAATGAAACCTTAAGCATCATCATAGAGGTCATTATGTATATTATTCTATATGGAATACTGATCTTACTCTTTGCTATCCTGTTTTCAGGATTCCTGACAAGGAGTCTCACAAAACCCATTAGTAAATTACGGCAATTAATGGCTAGGGCTGAACATGGTGAGCTGGAGGTACGATTCGACAGTAAGTATCAGGATGAAATCGGTAAGCTTGGCAACAGTTTTAATCATATGATTGAATCCATGAAAAATCTAATTAATCTTGTATATGTGGAACAGCAGAAGAAACGTGAGGCTGAACTAAAGGCTTTCCAAGCCCAGATAAAACCTCATTTTCTATACAATACCCTAGATACCATTAATTGGATGGCAAGCGATTATGAAGCGGATGATATTTCCGATATGATCACGTCTTTGACCACGTTGTTTAGAATTAGCCTTAGTAAAGGGAAAGAAATGATACCATTAAGGGAAGAAATAAAACATGTGGAAAGCTATTTAACCATACAAATGGCTCGATATGAAGATAAATTTGATTACGTCTTGTCCGCTGACCATAAGCTTAGGGACTGTAAAGTAATCAAATTAATATTACAACCGATTGTTGAAAACGCTATTTACCATGGCATAAAAGAAAGTGAAGTAAAAGGCAATATATGGATCAACGTAGAACAACAAGGTCATATATTATGTTTAAGCGTTAAGGATAATGGCAGGGGCATCGATCACGAAACCATTAAAGAAATGAATCTTATTTTTAACGGAGAAAAAAGCAAACCCAGTCACTATGGTATTGGTATGTTTAACGTGAACGAAAGGTTAAAATTATCTTTTGGCCATGGGTATGGTATACAGATTGAGAGTATTGAGGGTGAAGGAACGACGGTTTATATAAGGCATCCCATCATACGTGACTAA
- a CDS encoding DUF5107 domain-containing protein, whose product MKIRTCEFKGTKAIEMENDQIKVVILPEIGGKIASFYHKHKQFELLYQNKYDVYKKANTYDVFSEYDASGFDDCFPSIDAETVYYGDQEVKYPDHGEIWSAAFDYVIEDNHIKMAFTSTILPYQFEKVIRVEGYSLLIDYTITNHGNSILYGLWAMHCLIHCKEDMLIQFPENTKEIINVSPSTILGDVGTIHPYPMTETLKGEKYPLNKVCPKSANKCEKYYIKDQITEGTCGVFYPEDDVRYTVKFDKEKLPYIGFWITEGGFRGDYNCALEPTNGYYDSVKTAKTYDRLLALKPQQSVTFDIALSLE is encoded by the coding sequence ATGAAGATAAGAACGTGTGAGTTTAAAGGAACAAAAGCAATTGAAATGGAAAATGATCAGATTAAAGTGGTGATTTTGCCAGAGATAGGTGGTAAAATTGCTTCCTTTTACCATAAACATAAGCAATTTGAACTGCTCTATCAGAACAAATACGATGTGTATAAGAAGGCAAATACCTATGACGTATTTTCAGAATATGATGCTTCAGGTTTTGATGACTGCTTTCCAAGTATTGATGCAGAGACCGTTTATTATGGAGACCAAGAAGTCAAGTACCCAGACCATGGAGAAATATGGAGTGCTGCCTTTGATTATGTGATAGAGGATAACCATATCAAAATGGCTTTTACCAGCACCATACTGCCTTATCAATTTGAAAAGGTCATAAGAGTAGAGGGGTACAGCCTCTTGATAGACTATACCATTACGAATCATGGTAACAGCATCCTCTATGGGTTATGGGCTATGCACTGTCTCATTCATTGTAAAGAAGATATGTTGATTCAATTCCCTGAAAATACAAAAGAAATCATTAATGTCAGCCCTAGCACCATATTAGGTGATGTTGGAACCATCCATCCCTATCCCATGACAGAAACACTAAAAGGTGAAAAGTATCCGCTCAACAAGGTTTGTCCTAAATCAGCCAATAAATGCGAGAAATATTATATTAAAGACCAGATTACAGAGGGTACATGTGGGGTATTCTACCCAGAAGACGATGTACGATACACCGTTAAATTTGACAAGGAAAAGCTGCCATACATAGGATTTTGGATAACCGAAGGTGGTTTTAGAGGTGATTATAATTGTGCATTAGAGCCAACCAATGGGTACTATGATAGTGTAAAAACAGCTAAGACCTATGACCGTTTGTTGGCATTAAAACCTCAGCAAAGTGTTACATTTGATATCGCATTAAGTCTTGAATAA